The DNA window AGGGTTTTTTCCTAGCTTTATACTTGCTTCACGAGCCGTTAAGATTTCATTCCATATTAATGACAAAAATGTGCCACCTCCAACCTTAAGAATTCAACAATAAAGCAAAAAAGTTAGGTGAAATAGATCAACTTGCCCGTAAAATCCCAATTGATTCTACTAATCATCAGTGAAAGGGGCCTCCACTGATTAAAGTTTCACTTTATTTCATTCACAAGGTACTATACAATATCCTCTTTTAATTTTGTATAATTTTATCGTTCATTTTCTTTTTTGCGTTGCCGCTGTCTTGGTTGCTCCTGTTTTTTTACTACCACTTCTTTTTCTTTTCCTAAACTTCCATAAAGTAAATTTCGTTCTTTCGTCATTAGTGACAATTTATAATGCAATTCAGATTCATCAGTTATAGCATAATTCTTTTTTAGATAATTCACATCACGTTTTGCAACATCATACTCTTTAAATTCATAATAATGTTCTTGTTTAAACGCCATTTTATTTTTAGTTTTTTTATACGTAACGATTAAAGGATAACTCTTTTTATAAGTTTGGAAACACCCCTTCATTTTCTTTAATTTAAAAATTTCATTATCGATACCTAAAAGCTGCTTTTCAAGGCTGTCAATTAGTGCTTCCTTATTTGCTTCAATTTCAACAAGTTCTGAAAGTGAAACATTTAGTTTATATAGTTTAGAGCTTAATTCATTTAGGTAGTTAATATTTTGTTTAGTAGCCCATTTTAGTAGTCCTTTATTGTTCTTAAATTGCTCTTGTGATTTATCTATCCATTGTCTATTAATTATACTTGTTTGGATTGGTGAATAACCTTTGTTTTCTATTCTGAATCTGATAGAGGATTCAAGGTAATTAAATCCCATTGTTTTAGTACGCATAAACTTCCCTGACTTCGAATTCTTAAACGATAGATATTTTCCTTGCTTATGCTCATATCCTTCTTTTTGCATTAAACCTAAAAATTCATTAAATGAATTTGATTTTGATATGTTTTTATCAATTGTTTCTTCTAAATTTCTTTTGAAGGATTTCTTCTTTGATTTAGCTACATATTCGTTAAAAGCTAAATATTTTTTCTTTCCCTTTCTTCCTTCTTCAATTATCGATAAACCATATTTTTCAGAGATTCTATCATTTTCTTCGCGTAATCTCTCCAAAGTATTTACACGCTTTGAATCGAACATTTTTAATTTATTAACATCAATATCATTGAAAATAATATGATTATGTAAATTATCTGTTTCTGTGTGTGTAATGACTGTATATTGATGATTGCTCTTCAAATAATTATCAGCAAATTCTACTCCGTATTGATGAACTTGTTCTGGCGTTAAATTATCCTCATTATCAAACGATTGTATTATCATTCTTGCACTCATGTTTTTATCACTATCATTCTTCTCATTGTAGTCAACTAAAATACTTTTAAAATCCCTATCTATTGTTTCTATAGAACACTCATAAGATGTAACTAATTCCTCGTTTGTTTTATGATCTTGCATACAGTAATTAATGACAGCTTTCAAGTCTTTGACTTTTTGTATTTTAACAATAGACATTGTAATCAGTCCCTAATTAATAAATTTCATATTCATCTAATATATCTTTCAGTTCAAACCAATCATCATCCTCAAAAATATTATCAAATTTGGATAACTTAAATTTTAATTTCTGAGCAAAAATAAAAATACTATTAGCCATTTTTATTAATTGATTATCATCTAACTTATATAACGTACGTCCATATAAATATTGCCATACATATTCTGTTACTTCCTTATCTTGTTCAGGCGAGTTTTCTATACATTCTATAATATAAACAAAATCTTCTTTTATCTTTTCGTACACCTCTTCTAATACTAATTTTTTTGGTATCTGTATTTGATTTTCAGATAACGATTGTATTAATTTTTCCTTTTGTTGTTTACTCAAGCTTTCGCTATTAAACTTGGTTTTCAAATCAATTAATCGGTCATATTCGGTATTGATTAAATTTATGATTTTCTTCTGATTAACTCTAAGGAAATCAATATCATTATCCGTGTAAATTCTATCTGTATTAATCCTTCTAATTAGGCTATTTATATTCTTACCAATGTAATTTATTTCTTTAGCTAAATTTCTATAAACCGCCATATCTACTTCAAGTTTGAAATGTGTTTTTGCACTATCAATAAGAAATGCTGATACAGTTTTATATCCCAAATC is part of the Bacillus thuringiensis genome and encodes:
- a CDS encoding relaxase/mobilization nuclease domain-containing protein, translating into MSIVKIQKVKDLKAVINYCMQDHKTNEELVTSYECSIETIDRDFKSILVDYNEKNDSDKNMSARMIIQSFDNEDNLTPEQVHQYGVEFADNYLKSNHQYTVITHTETDNLHNHIIFNDIDVNKLKMFDSKRVNTLERLREENDRISEKYGLSIIEEGRKGKKKYLAFNEYVAKSKKKSFKRNLEETIDKNISKSNSFNEFLGLMQKEGYEHKQGKYLSFKNSKSGKFMRTKTMGFNYLESSIRFRIENKGYSPIQTSIINRQWIDKSQEQFKNNKGLLKWATKQNINYLNELSSKLYKLNVSLSELVEIEANKEALIDSLEKQLLGIDNEIFKLKKMKGCFQTYKKSYPLIVTYKKTKNKMAFKQEHYYEFKEYDVAKRDVNYLKKNYAITDESELHYKLSLMTKERNLLYGSLGKEKEVVVKKQEQPRQRQRKKENER